One stretch of Filifactor alocis ATCC 35896 DNA includes these proteins:
- a CDS encoding LemA family protein, producing MIKFVLLIIAIMLIWGVSIRNRLKQYLVVIDESKESVDIALEKRYDTIFEMMKIAKAYAKHEEKVFTEVVRLRQGLSMKETNDVIRSQNRAISEIFAVAENYPELLSSQQFLNLQNQVVKENSALSAAKRIVNSNISALNKCIVSFPMSIVAYFLNLDEMEFLEIDIEEKKSISGFDYAL from the coding sequence ATGATAAAATTTGTGTTACTGATTATTGCTATAATGCTTATATGGGGAGTATCAATTCGTAATCGTTTGAAACAGTATTTGGTTGTCATTGATGAATCTAAGGAAAGTGTAGATATTGCATTGGAGAAAAGATATGATACGATATTCGAGATGATGAAAATTGCAAAAGCATATGCAAAGCACGAAGAAAAAGTTTTTACAGAGGTAGTTAGATTGCGTCAAGGACTTTCGATGAAAGAGACGAATGATGTCATTCGTTCGCAAAATCGAGCAATCAGTGAGATTTTTGCGGTAGCGGAAAATTATCCGGAATTGCTGTCTTCTCAGCAATTTTTGAATCTGCAAAATCAAGTTGTCAAAGAAAATTCTGCACTTTCTGCCGCAAAACGGATTGTGAACAGCAATATTAGTGCATTGAACAAGTGTATTGTGTCATTTCCGATGTCGATAGTGGCATATTTTTTGAACTTGGACGAGATGGAGTTTCTTGAAATCGATATTGAAGAAAAGAAATCTATTTCCGGTTTTGACTATGCGTTGTAG